A region from the Pogoniulus pusillus isolate bPogPus1 chromosome 43, bPogPus1.pri, whole genome shotgun sequence genome encodes:
- the ENTREP3 gene encoding protein ENTREP3 isoform X4 produces MPTPSDSSRSLTARPARSLTHLRVQKTWLQILLVLGFIQVILGVLIVTFSLVAATITPSTKIRHSCPSWAGFSLALSGLVGIVSWKRPLTLVITFFTLLSVLGVMLSLAGSILSCQNAQLVKSLEACERERDSCVCCQVRSEPPPSSCSHQSEMLTMFPNPNCRSIQVALKDLLFSVCGLTIFSTIICTLSAVVCCIQIFSLDIVHVLVPQRSSSVTLECTSPPDTFLQSMMDFEEFVPPVPPPPYYPPEYTCSSETDAQSITYNGSMDSPVPLYPTDFPPSYETVMGLRGDSQATLFDSQLTDGSHACTCDRVPSIVLSGEALHSHRFYSSAVSMDSGSLMMSEIMDIPGDSSPSEDSCLLELQGSMRSVDYVLFRSIQRSRADYCLSVDCVQCSHHARSPTLGLQGPFEEVPQPRARGERSYSCSTAEPAHDGILVGGAVTHSCNRLEGLSRCVGPCFPEVRLKDKGSLQGRGGGRSTASGTGRLCQARRNSDTSCPSSPAPALSQRPLIRSHSDPGVLTVGHAADFREVLYTKALEDTASESSADTGLCSEACLLHRSHCDSPLLLRASSVGKSKVLPSKKVAEQLSKTTTRSLGDLKVCRGTRGLVARFLQRPKRSPAAGTVEVPGHSSQGHKQHLHVGPSRVLVPLPRTP; encoded by the exons ATGCCCACCCCCAGCGACTCCAGCCGCTCTCTGACCGCCCGCCCAGCTCGCAGCCTCACCCACCTCCGCGTCCAGAAGACCTGGCTACAGatcctgctggtgctgggcttcATCCAAGTGATCCTGGGCGTCTTGATTGTCACCTTCAGCCTGGTGGCCGCCACCATCACGCCCTCCACCAAGATTCGGCACTCCTGCCCGTCCTGGGCCGGCTTCTCG CTGGCGCTGTCTGGACTTGTTGGCATCGTCTCCTGGAAGCGGCCACTGACGCTGGTG atcACCTTCTTCACGCTGCTGTCGGTGCTGGGTGTCATGCTGAGCCTCGCCGGGTCCATCCTGTCCTGCCAGAACGCGCAGCTGGTGAAGTCCCTGGAGGCCTGTGAGAGG GAGAGGGACTCATGCGTCTGCTGCCAGGTCCGCTCGgagccccccccctcctcctgcagccatcaGAGCGAGATGCTGACCATGTTCCCCAACCCCAACTGCCGGAGCATCCAAGTAGCACTCAAG GACCTCCTCTTCAGTGTCTGTGGCTTGACCATCTTCTCCACCATCATCTGCACGCTCTCTGCTGTTGTATGCTGCATCCAGATCTTCTCCCTTGACATTGTCCACGTG CTGGTCCCTCAGCGCTCAAGCTCTGTGACCCTGGAATGCACATCCCCACCTGATACCTTCCTGCAGAGCATGATGGACTTTGAGGAGTTTGTGCCTCcagtgccaccacctccctactACCCACCCGAGTACACCTGTAGCTCTGAGACCGATGCGCAGAG CATCACCTACAACGGCTCCATGGACAGCCCTGTGCCCCTCTACCCAACAGACTTCCCCCCTTCCTACGAGACTGTGATGGGGCTGCGGGGAGACAGCCAG GCCACCCTCTTTGACTCACAGCTGACGGATGGATCTCATGCCTGCACCTGTGACCGTGTCCCCTCCATCGTGCTCAGTGGAGAAG CTCTTCACTCCCACCGCTTCTATTCCTCGGCAGTGTCCATGGACAGTGGGTCCCTGATGATGTCTGAGATCATGGACATCCCCGGGGACAGCAGCCCCTCGGAGGActcctgcctgctggagctgcagggctccatGCGCTCCGTCGACTACGTCCTGTTCCGCTCCATCCAGCGCAGCCGCGCAGACTACTGCCTCAGCGTGGACTGCGTGCAGTGCAGCCACCACGCACGCAGCCCCACGCTGGGCTTGCAGGGGCCCTTCGAGGAAGTTCCTCAGCCCCGGGCGCGGGGGGAGCGCTCCTAttcctgctccacagcagagcCCGCACACGACGGCATCTTGGTGGGGGGAGCTGTCACCCACAGCTGCAATCGCCTGGAGGGGCTGTCCCGCTGCGTGGGTCCCTGCTTCCCCGAAGTGCGGCTCAAGGATAAGGGCTCGCTGCAGGGACGCGGAGGTGGCCGCTCTACGGCGTCTGGCACCGGGCGTCTCTGCCAGGCGCGACGCAATAGTGACACCTCCTGCCCCTCGTCCCCGGCCCCGGCGCTGAGCCAGCGCCCGCTCATCAGGTCGCACAGCGACCCCGGCGTGCTGACTGTCGGTCACGCTG cagatTTCAGGGAAGTACTTTATACCAAAGCACTGGAGGATACTGCGTCCGAGTCCTCCGCGGATACAG GGCTGTGCTCGGAGGCCTGCCTGCTCCACCGTTCGCACTGTgactctcccctgctgctccgGGCCAGCTCGGTGGGGAAGAGCAAAGTTCTGCCCTCCAagaaggtggcagagcagctgtCAAAGACGACGACTCGCTCCCTGGGGGACCTCAAGGTTTGCCGGGGCACCCGTGGGCTGGTGGCCAGGTTCTTGCAGAGACCCAAgcgcagcccagcagctggcacggTGGAagtgcctgggcacagctcccagGGACACAAGCAG CATCTCCACGTTGGCCCTTCCAGGGTCTTGGTTCCCTTGCCACGCACTCCATAG